A single Corvus hawaiiensis isolate bCorHaw1 chromosome 26, bCorHaw1.pri.cur, whole genome shotgun sequence DNA region contains:
- the LOC125317127 gene encoding extensin-like, with amino-acid sequence MSDLGYQEGCRGETQVEKLLLRQGETSDVALLTIPSEISTAKSTPALGREQTAPRSRHAQLRLGPRGSPAGKEEEGGGSSGVSRREIPDGSRGAAPQPRPRAVTPQPRPRAVTPQPRPRAVTPQPRPRAVTPQPRPRAVTPQPRPRAVTPQPRPRAVTPQPRPRAVTPQPRPRAVTPQPRPRAVTPQPRPRAVTPQPRPRAVTPQPRPRAVTPQPRPRAVTPQPRPRAVTPQPRPRAVTPQPRPRAVTPQPRPRAVTPQPRPRAVTPQPRPRAVTPQPRPRAVTRQHGSAAAPSGLPAPPPRARAAALAAPKLQRAGAGRGFPRPRPRCAPAT; translated from the exons ATGAGTGACCTCGGCTATCAGGAAGGATGCAGAGGCGAAACCCAGGTTGAAAAACTTCTCCTCAGACAGGGAGAGACCTCAGACGTCGCTCTCCTCACCATCCCCTCAGAaatcagcactgccaagtcaacccctgccctgggcagagaACAGACGGCTCCTCGCTCGCGGCACGCCCAGCTCCGCCTGGGGCCTCGGGGCAGCCCGgcggggaaggaggaggaaggcggTGGCAGCAGTGGCGTTTCCCGCCGGGAAATCCCCGACGGCTCCCGAGGAGCGGCCCCGCAGCCGCGGCCCCGAGCAGTGACCCCGCAGCCGCGGCCCCGAGCAGTgaccccgcagccccggccccgagcAGTgaccccgcagccccggccccgagcAGTGACCCCGCAGCCGCGGCCCCGAGCAGTGACCCCGCAGCCGCGGCCCCGAGCAGTgaccccgcagccccggccccgagcAGTgaccccgcagccccggccccgagcAGTGACCCCGCAGCCGCGGCCCCGAGCAGTgaccccgcagccccggccccgagcAGTGACCCCGCAGCCGCGGCCCCGAGCAGTgaccccgcagccccggccccgagcAGTgaccccgcagccccggccccgagcAGTGACCCCGCAGCCGCGGCCCCGAGCAGTgaccccgcagccccggccccgagcAGTGACCCCGCAGCCGCGGCCCCGAGCAGTGACCCCGCAGCCGCGGCCCCGAGCAGTgaccccgcagccccggccccgagcAGTgaccccgcagccccggccccgagcAGTgaccccgcagccccggccccgagcAGTgaccccgcagccccggccccgagcAGTGACACGCCAACACGGATCGGCGGCCGCGCCCTCAGGgctgccggccccgcccccgcgcgcGC GAGCCGCGGCTCTGGCGGCGCCAAAGCTGCAAAGGGCGGGCGCGGGCCGGGGCttccctcggccccgcccccggtGCGCCCCCGCCACGTGA